A single candidate division WOR-3 bacterium DNA region contains:
- a CDS encoding 4Fe-4S dicluster domain-containing protein, with the protein MPEVKILEEICKGCGLCCDNVCPVNILRIAPDRINSSGYHPAEVTDMSKCIGCGYCYMSCPEPAIEVYK; encoded by the coding sequence ATGCCTGAGGTCAAGATTTTAGAGGAGATCTGTAAGGGGTGCGGCCTTTGTTGTGATAATGTTTGTCCTGTGAATATTTTAAGAATCGCACCCGACCGCATCAATTCCAGTGGCTATCATCCTGCTGAGGTCACTGATATGTCGAAATGTATTGGGTGTGGTTACTGCTATATGAGTTGTCCAGAGCCCGCGATAGAGGTTTATAAATAA
- the vorB gene encoding 3-methyl-2-oxobutanoate dehydrogenase subunit VorB, which produces MAEKTLMYGNHALVEGAIYAGCRFFAGYPITPQNEIPEYMSIRMNEVGGVFLQTESELAAINMLFGAAAAGARAMTSSSSPGISLMQEGLSYIAGADIPVLVVNVVRGGPGLGNIAPAQSDYFQSVKSGGHGDYHTIVLAPNSAQEMFEFPRLAFELAEKYRNPALILADGLLGQMMEPVEIKGEPIDPKSLPEQDWWLTGCKGRERRVVRSYDLRPGKLEEWNWRRWKKYQEILNNEQRWEEIKIDDAEVIVVAYGTSARVAEAGVRMAREKGIKAGLLRPITLWPFPAKIISELSKKVEDFLVVEMSLGQMIEDVRLAVEGKARIHFIGHPGGGLPTGPEIYNKIIEIRSKK; this is translated from the coding sequence ATGGCAGAAAAGACCTTGATGTATGGTAACCACGCACTCGTTGAAGGAGCGATTTATGCTGGTTGCCGTTTTTTTGCTGGTTATCCCATAACCCCTCAGAATGAGATTCCTGAATATATGTCGATCCGGATGAACGAGGTGGGTGGAGTATTTTTACAAACCGAAAGTGAACTCGCAGCAATAAATATGCTCTTTGGTGCAGCGGCAGCAGGAGCTCGAGCAATGACCTCATCGAGTTCTCCAGGTATAAGTCTAATGCAGGAAGGTCTTTCTTATATTGCGGGTGCTGATATTCCGGTCTTGGTGGTTAATGTCGTGCGGGGTGGCCCTGGTTTGGGCAATATCGCTCCAGCCCAGTCTGATTATTTTCAATCGGTCAAAAGCGGTGGTCATGGCGATTATCATACCATCGTCTTGGCACCCAATTCAGCCCAGGAGATGTTTGAATTTCCCAGACTTGCCTTTGAACTCGCGGAAAAATACCGCAATCCAGCATTAATTCTCGCTGATGGGTTACTCGGGCAGATGATGGAGCCGGTGGAGATAAAAGGAGAACCCATTGATCCGAAGAGCTTACCCGAGCAGGATTGGTGGCTCACCGGATGCAAGGGGCGCGAACGACGGGTGGTCCGTTCTTACGATTTAAGACCGGGTAAACTTGAAGAGTGGAACTGGCGCAGATGGAAGAAGTATCAGGAGATTTTAAATAATGAGCAGCGATGGGAAGAAATAAAGATTGATGATGCGGAGGTTATCGTGGTCGCTTATGGGACATCCGCAAGGGTTGCGGAGGCTGGCGTGAGGATGGCGCGGGAGAAGGGGATTAAAGCCGGATTGTTGAGACCCATTACCCTCTGGCCCTTCCCCGCAAAAATAATTAGCGAACTTTCCAAAAAAGTAGAAGATTTTTTGGTGGTGGAGATGAGTCTGGGACAGATGATTGAGGATGTAAGACTGGCGGTGGAAGGGAAGGCAAGGATTCATTTTATTGGGCATCCGGGTGGAGGCTTGCCAACCGGACCTGAAATCTACAATAAAATCATTGAAATCAGGAGTAAAAAATGA
- a CDS encoding thiamine pyrophosphate-dependent enzyme, with product MKLLFGRPAGLTEIKQRYCPGCGHGIVHRIIGELLVEMNIREKAIGIAPVGCSVFADEYFNCDMIQVPHGRAPAVATGIKRTRPDCVVFTYQGDGDLAAIGTAETIHAAARNENITIIFINNAIYGMTGGQLAPTTLPGMRSTTSVKGRDVVKQGYPIKVCELLNALDGPFYLERVAVDTPKNIIKTKKAIKTAFQYQLENKGFSLIEVLSMCPTGWGVTPIQAKKWIAEVMAKYYPLGEFRNRAKEVK from the coding sequence ATGAAATTACTTTTTGGTCGACCAGCCGGGCTCACAGAGATAAAACAGCGTTATTGCCCGGGATGTGGCCATGGTATAGTACATAGGATTATTGGCGAACTCCTCGTCGAGATGAACATTCGCGAGAAGGCGATCGGCATTGCCCCGGTGGGTTGTTCGGTATTCGCCGACGAATATTTCAATTGTGATATGATCCAGGTCCCCCATGGTCGGGCACCGGCAGTCGCCACCGGAATAAAAAGGACTCGGCCGGATTGTGTGGTATTTACCTATCAAGGCGATGGCGACCTTGCTGCGATTGGTACTGCTGAGACGATCCATGCTGCAGCCCGGAATGAGAATATCACGATCATCTTCATTAACAATGCGATCTATGGTATGACCGGAGGACAGCTGGCACCTACTACGCTTCCTGGAATGCGTTCCACAACCTCGGTCAAAGGAAGGGATGTAGTAAAACAGGGTTATCCAATAAAGGTCTGCGAGCTGTTGAATGCCCTTGACGGACCATTCTACTTGGAGCGGGTGGCAGTGGATACACCCAAGAATATTATAAAGACCAAAAAAGCGATAAAAACTGCCTTCCAGTATCAACTTGAAAATAAAGGATTTTCTTTGATTGAAGTCCTTTCCATGTGTCCTACGGGATGGGGAGTTACACCAATCCAGGCAAAGAAATGGATAGCAGAGGTGATGGCAAAGTATTACCCACTTGGTGAATTCCGGAATCGTGCAAAGGAGGTAAAGTGA
- a CDS encoding 2-oxoacid:acceptor oxidoreductase family protein yields MTKEFIIAGFGGQGVVSSGIILAYAGLLENLNVTFFPSYGAEMRGGTANCQVVVSDEKIASPVVVNPDVAIVMNEPSLLKFEPIVKPGGILFYNKTLIKSQPVRNDIEIIPVEANKIAEELGQGRIANMVMLGAVIKRTNVVSIESMKKAQRKRFERAGEQQLALNDRALERGYALI; encoded by the coding sequence GTGACGAAAGAATTTATCATCGCGGGATTTGGTGGACAGGGTGTTGTTTCATCCGGCATTATCCTCGCTTATGCCGGGTTACTGGAGAATCTAAATGTGACATTCTTCCCATCCTATGGTGCGGAGATGCGCGGCGGAACTGCCAATTGTCAGGTTGTAGTATCCGATGAGAAGATTGCTTCACCGGTGGTGGTCAATCCGGATGTTGCGATTGTGATGAACGAGCCTTCCCTTTTAAAATTTGAACCTATTGTGAAACCGGGTGGTATACTATTTTACAATAAAACCTTGATCAAATCCCAACCAGTGCGGAATGATATTGAAATCATTCCCGTGGAAGCCAACAAGATTGCCGAAGAACTGGGACAGGGCAGGATTGCAAATATGGTGATGCTCGGGGCAGTGATAAAAAGGACGAATGTCGTGAGCATTGAATCCATGAAGAAGGCACAGCGTAAGAGGTTTGAGCGGGCGGGTGAGCAACAACTGGCACTCAATGACCGGGCACTGGAGAGAGGCTACGCATTAATCTGA
- a CDS encoding TIGR03960 family B12-binding radical SAM protein, with protein MILLMLDQILPLVKRPIRYTGGELNLTIKSTPQIYVGIVFPEVYEIGMSNLGIKIIYHLFNQFPGIQCERIFAPWPDFGAELRKNNIPLYSLETKKAINEFDLLGFSLQSELNYTNVLYLLDIARIPYKAEDRDAKDPILIAGGPCTLNPTPLSPVFDAFVIGDGEEVAKEIAEILIDIPREKKHQRLEAISRIEGVWVPSIHKKEKTIKKRMVQELTEETIPSPAILPICEVTHDRLAIEVMRGCTYGCRFCQAGYTNRPLRIRPEAAVLKAVDKGIRETGWEEVSLLSFSILDYPNLCNLIRKLNDFLKKKNVSVSLPAMRGELFTEEMASLLKEVKKTGLTFAPEAGSERLRQKINKPFSEEQLLRGIRIAYEQGWRQVKLYFMVGLPFEEEEDVLEIKRLVNEILRLYPKGAIKLSLSAFVPKPHTPFESVPFLSLEELNARISIVRKIKKNRVDLNYQAPEVSFIEALLSRADERVFEVIEEVYRAGSCFEEWREYFDFTRWQRAFEKTGVNPWDYLKGMNSSRPWDFIDVGVKKEFLQSEYAKAQKGELTPNCYYEECSNCGACTGNLQKSIKSEEVYLSYGRYPRRAGKSLIYRVKYSVGEEYRYASHLDITRAIYRGLRRTDLPLSFTSGFSPIPKVSFGPPKSVGQVCKSDYFDFHLEGEYFGNISRELNARFPPSIRVLDVRAIAPSTPSLSSSINLIYYEVTLPRSDIRKSLEILKNQPIYINSKSRVKNIAESIESITYKDGLLTCGLYYGEKYINIYELLSYLTEVPLEQTKKYPVTRTLMFIKRGGLLYSPMEVR; from the coding sequence TTGATTCTTCTCATGCTGGACCAGATACTCCCCCTTGTTAAAAGGCCGATCCGTTATACTGGGGGCGAACTCAATCTCACCATTAAATCCACCCCACAGATTTATGTGGGCATTGTCTTTCCGGAAGTATACGAAATTGGCATGTCCAATTTGGGCATCAAAATCATTTACCATCTTTTCAACCAGTTTCCAGGTATTCAATGTGAACGGATCTTCGCACCCTGGCCAGATTTCGGTGCCGAGCTGAGAAAAAATAATATTCCATTATACAGCCTTGAGACAAAAAAAGCGATCAATGAATTCGATCTTTTGGGGTTTTCCCTCCAGAGTGAATTAAATTATACCAATGTTCTTTACCTACTCGATATCGCCCGCATACCCTACAAAGCCGAGGACCGTGATGCAAAAGACCCCATCTTGATCGCGGGTGGTCCATGCACATTGAATCCTACACCCCTTAGTCCGGTATTTGATGCCTTTGTCATCGGCGATGGAGAAGAGGTCGCAAAGGAGATTGCGGAGATACTCATCGATATTCCGCGCGAAAAAAAACACCAGCGTCTGGAGGCGATTTCCCGAATAGAAGGTGTCTGGGTTCCTTCGATCCATAAAAAGGAAAAAACCATTAAAAAAAGGATGGTCCAAGAACTGACCGAGGAGACGATCCCCTCGCCGGCAATTCTGCCCATCTGCGAGGTTACCCACGACCGCCTGGCGATTGAAGTGATGCGTGGTTGTACTTACGGCTGTAGATTCTGTCAGGCCGGCTATACCAATCGTCCTTTGCGCATCCGCCCTGAAGCAGCGGTATTAAAGGCGGTGGATAAAGGAATAAGGGAGACCGGCTGGGAAGAGGTCTCTCTTTTGTCTTTTTCCATTCTGGATTATCCCAATCTCTGCAATCTCATCCGGAAATTGAACGATTTCTTAAAGAAAAAAAATGTTAGCGTCTCATTACCAGCGATGCGCGGTGAACTTTTTACCGAGGAGATGGCATCTTTGCTCAAAGAAGTGAAGAAGACTGGATTGACCTTTGCTCCCGAGGCTGGTTCAGAGCGTCTGCGCCAAAAGATCAACAAACCATTCTCTGAAGAGCAGCTCTTAAGGGGGATAAGGATTGCATATGAACAGGGCTGGCGCCAAGTGAAACTCTATTTTATGGTGGGACTCCCATTTGAGGAAGAAGAGGATGTATTGGAGATAAAGCGCCTGGTAAATGAGATATTGAGATTATATCCCAAGGGAGCGATAAAACTTTCTTTATCAGCCTTTGTTCCCAAACCTCATACCCCTTTCGAATCCGTTCCATTTCTTTCTCTTGAAGAACTGAATGCCCGTATCAGCATCGTGCGCAAGATCAAGAAAAATCGGGTAGATTTGAATTATCAGGCACCAGAGGTTTCATTCATTGAAGCCCTCCTTTCCCGGGCAGATGAGAGGGTATTTGAGGTGATTGAAGAAGTTTACCGCGCCGGGAGCTGTTTTGAAGAATGGCGGGAGTATTTTGATTTCACACGCTGGCAGCGTGCATTTGAAAAGACCGGTGTCAACCCTTGGGATTATCTGAAGGGCATGAATTCTTCTCGTCCCTGGGATTTTATTGATGTTGGTGTGAAAAAAGAATTTTTGCAAAGCGAATATGCAAAGGCACAGAAGGGCGAGTTGACACCGAATTGTTATTACGAAGAATGTAGTAATTGTGGTGCCTGCACGGGCAATCTTCAGAAATCAATCAAAAGCGAGGAGGTTTATCTCAGTTATGGCCGATATCCAAGGCGTGCGGGAAAATCACTCATCTATCGGGTAAAATATTCGGTGGGTGAAGAATACCGGTATGCCTCGCATCTTGATATCACCCGGGCAATCTACCGTGGATTACGGCGGACTGATTTACCATTGAGTTTCACCTCGGGATTCTCGCCAATTCCTAAGGTCTCATTCGGTCCTCCAAAGAGCGTAGGACAGGTCTGCAAATCCGATTATTTTGATTTTCATCTTGAGGGTGAGTATTTTGGTAATATTTCTCGAGAGCTGAATGCCCGATTTCCACCCAGCATTCGGGTGCTTGATGTCCGGGCAATCGCACCCAGTACTCCTTCACTCTCCAGTTCAATTAATTTAATCTATTATGAAGTCACCCTGCCCCGGAGTGATATCCGTAAGTCACTGGAAATACTGAAGAATCAACCCATTTACATCAATTCCAAATCCCGGGTGAAGAATATCGCCGAATCAATAGAATCAATCACCTATAAAGATGGCCTCTTGACATGCGGTTTGTATTACGGAGAAAAATATATCAATATCTATGAACTACTTTCTTATCTTACAGAAGTCCCCTTAGAACAGACAAAAAAATATCCGGTGACCCGAACATTGATGTTTATAAAGCGGGGTGGCTTGCTTTATTCGCCAATGGAGGTAAGGTGA
- a CDS encoding Rne/Rng family ribonuclease, which translates to MTKKDIFVSVATTETRIAVLENDTLIEFHVDRPDQISLVGNIYKARVLNLMTGLKAAFVDIGMEKNGFLPLDEIPFKEFSELFESEDIEIEEEVRAEGIKLKENQEIIVQITKDSYGVKGPRVTSYISIPGRYVVLLLNARNIGVSRKIYHRHEREQLARLAREIKPDGMGLIIRTAAATARPDEIQREVQYLKSMWEKNLKLVESVPAPCLVYAEPSTLIKIVRDLFNQEVRNLYVDDEAKYHEIIQYLNNVSPRMRSRVKLYKDPEPLFFKFGIEEQLKSIFERKIWLPSGGYIVLDHTEAFLAIDVNTGKSSREKQAEKLALSTNLEAIREVARQLRLRDIGGLVVVDLIDMEKKESIEKVVREFKSLIRNDRARYKIGEVSEFGLFQFTRERSRTSLTYSLSEVCPVCKGRGRVISRMSVISDIERWFFTNARSIKNKIVELQVSPRIADFLTTRGSDILARFAKEGNLILKIKPDYTMAEDDFKVSVI; encoded by the coding sequence GTGACAAAAAAAGATATCTTTGTGAGTGTTGCTACCACCGAAACCCGGATTGCCGTATTGGAGAATGATACTCTGATTGAATTCCATGTGGACCGTCCGGACCAGATAAGTCTGGTAGGGAATATTTATAAGGCACGGGTTCTTAATCTTATGACCGGGCTCAAGGCGGCATTTGTGGATATCGGGATGGAAAAGAATGGCTTCCTGCCGCTGGATGAAATCCCGTTTAAAGAATTTTCAGAACTGTTTGAGAGTGAGGATATTGAAATTGAAGAAGAAGTAAGGGCTGAGGGGATTAAATTAAAAGAAAATCAGGAGATAATCGTCCAGATAACGAAGGATTCTTACGGCGTGAAGGGACCACGGGTGACCTCGTATATTTCCATTCCTGGAAGATATGTGGTGCTCTTGCTTAATGCTCGGAATATTGGTGTTTCAAGGAAGATTTATCACCGTCATGAACGGGAGCAACTGGCACGTCTTGCCCGGGAGATTAAACCGGATGGCATGGGTTTGATAATCCGCACTGCTGCTGCTACGGCCCGGCCCGACGAAATTCAAAGAGAGGTTCAGTATTTAAAATCGATGTGGGAAAAAAACTTGAAACTCGTGGAAAGCGTCCCTGCTCCCTGTTTAGTATATGCGGAGCCTAGCACCCTGATAAAGATTGTGCGTGACCTTTTTAATCAGGAAGTGCGCAATCTTTATGTAGATGATGAGGCAAAGTATCATGAGATAATTCAATACCTGAACAATGTCTCACCCCGGATGCGCTCGCGGGTCAAATTATACAAAGACCCTGAACCGTTATTCTTCAAATTCGGTATTGAAGAACAATTGAAGTCCATCTTTGAGCGTAAAATCTGGCTTCCCAGTGGTGGTTATATCGTCCTTGACCATACCGAGGCATTTCTTGCGATTGATGTGAATACCGGTAAGTCCTCAAGGGAAAAGCAGGCAGAGAAATTAGCCCTCTCCACCAATCTGGAGGCAATCCGGGAGGTGGCAAGACAATTGCGGCTGCGCGATATCGGCGGTCTGGTGGTGGTGGATTTGATTGATATGGAGAAGAAAGAGAGTATTGAGAAAGTGGTCCGTGAGTTTAAATCATTGATTCGCAATGACCGGGCACGCTACAAGATTGGAGAAGTGAGCGAGTTTGGTTTATTCCAGTTTACCAGGGAACGTTCGCGCACCAGTCTCACCTATTCTTTGAGTGAAGTCTGCCCGGTATGTAAGGGACGCGGTCGGGTGATATCCCGGATGAGTGTCATCAGCGACATTGAACGCTGGTTTTTTACTAACGCCCGGTCCATAAAAAATAAGATTGTCGAATTGCAGGTTTCTCCGCGTATTGCGGATTTCCTGACGACCCGCGGTTCGGATATTCTGGCACGATTTGCTAAAGAGGGTAATCTGATATTAAAGATCAAGCCGGATTATACAATGGCAGAAGATGATTTTAAGGTTTCGGTGATATGA
- a CDS encoding transketolase, producing MKKLNFFSPIPDSVWTELKELARLCRGDILKMTTLAGSGHPGGSMSSIDIYLTVLYFANITPQNYDDPERDRIIVSHGHTSPGFYAALARLGFVDLKDLLVSFRKIYSPFEGHVERHIPGVEWTTGNLGQGLSAGCGFALAARLKNLNYHTFVIMSDAEQAKGQVGEARRFAKKFGLNNLTVLIDYNHFQISGRVEDVMPVNIKENYLADGWKVLEVSGHDHHEIFNAIKMAISDATSPYVIICETTMGKGVSFMENNAKYHGQALTREECRQALKELGIEDDIDELLKTKEKAIKWYKKEEILPVKVDVGRVRVYKETTDPRNVFGEVLAEVARLNPSNTFAVLDCDLMESVKTNKFAQLYPQNFFEAGVSEHTTATIAGVLSINGVITIWGDFGVFGIDEVYNQLRLNDINNTHLKIFATHLGYNVGPDGKTHHCIDYLGLLRNLFGFKVVIPADPNQTDHIVRYVLNQPGNWVIGVGRTKLPIIKDASGKIFFDENYRFEYGKVDLIREGDAGTIFTMGAMVHRAIFAYEELSKSGIKMRIYNVSSPLALERRVIKDAAQTGLIITYEDHIVHSGLGSLIAQIIAEENLNTQFIKMGIEQYGGSDEPDVLYENYHLDPLSLVRIVQRSLKK from the coding sequence ATGAAGAAATTAAATTTCTTTTCCCCAATACCTGATTCGGTTTGGACAGAGTTGAAGGAACTTGCTCGCCTCTGTCGGGGTGATATTTTAAAGATGACAACGCTTGCTGGTTCCGGGCATCCTGGTGGTTCAATGTCTTCGATTGATATCTACCTCACGGTTTTGTATTTTGCCAATATCACACCCCAGAATTACGATGACCCGGAACGCGATCGGATAATCGTCAGTCACGGACATACCTCGCCAGGTTTTTATGCAGCACTGGCAAGGCTTGGATTTGTGGATTTAAAAGATCTGCTGGTGAGTTTTAGAAAAATCTACAGTCCATTTGAAGGTCATGTGGAACGACATATCCCCGGTGTGGAGTGGACGACAGGGAATTTAGGACAAGGACTTTCTGCCGGGTGTGGTTTCGCCCTTGCCGCGCGCTTAAAGAATCTAAATTATCATACATTCGTGATTATGAGTGACGCCGAACAGGCGAAAGGGCAGGTTGGTGAGGCACGGCGCTTTGCCAAGAAATTTGGGCTTAATAATCTTACAGTTTTGATCGATTACAACCATTTCCAGATTTCTGGTCGGGTTGAAGATGTTATGCCGGTAAACATCAAAGAGAATTATCTTGCAGATGGCTGGAAGGTGCTGGAGGTATCTGGACATGATCATCATGAGATATTCAATGCTATAAAAATGGCGATTTCCGATGCTACGAGTCCCTATGTAATAATTTGCGAAACGACGATGGGCAAGGGCGTATCCTTTATGGAAAACAATGCCAAATATCACGGTCAGGCACTCACCCGAGAAGAATGCCGGCAGGCTTTAAAGGAACTGGGCATTGAAGATGACATCGATGAGCTGTTAAAAACAAAAGAAAAGGCGATAAAATGGTATAAAAAAGAAGAGATACTTCCGGTGAAGGTTGATGTGGGCAGGGTAAGGGTGTATAAAGAAACCACTGACCCGCGGAATGTATTTGGTGAGGTCCTTGCCGAAGTCGCCAGATTAAATCCATCAAACACCTTTGCAGTGTTGGATTGTGATTTAATGGAATCGGTCAAAACCAATAAGTTCGCCCAACTCTATCCCCAGAACTTTTTTGAGGCCGGGGTGAGTGAACATACCACGGCAACGATTGCCGGTGTCCTTTCCATAAACGGAGTAATCACAATCTGGGGTGATTTTGGGGTTTTTGGCATCGACGAAGTGTATAATCAACTCCGACTTAATGATATTAATAACACCCATCTAAAAATCTTTGCTACCCATTTGGGTTATAATGTCGGACCTGATGGTAAAACCCATCACTGTATTGATTACCTTGGTTTATTGAGAAATCTCTTCGGGTTTAAAGTTGTCATCCCTGCTGACCCGAATCAGACCGATCACATCGTCCGCTATGTTTTAAATCAACCGGGCAACTGGGTCATCGGCGTGGGTAGGACTAAACTTCCGATAATAAAAGATGCAAGTGGCAAAATATTTTTTGATGAAAATTATAGATTTGAGTATGGGAAGGTTGATTTGATTCGGGAAGGTGATGCAGGGACAATATTCACCATGGGAGCGATGGTCCATCGGGCAATCTTTGCCTATGAAGAATTGAGCAAATCGGGAATAAAGATGAGAATATATAATGTATCATCACCACTGGCACTGGAACGACGGGTGATTAAAGATGCCGCCCAGACCGGCTTGATAATCACCTATGAAGATCACATCGTCCACTCGGGTTTGGGCAGCCTCATTGCCCAGATCATCGCCGAAGAAAATTTAAATACCCAATTCATCAAGATGGGGATTGAACAATACGGTGGTTCAGATGAACCCGATGTATTATATGAAAATTACCATCTGGACCCGTTGAGTCTTGTCCGGATTGTGCAGAGATCTTTAAAAAAGTAG
- a CDS encoding radical SAM protein — MANFFILLHAIFRAVRKKPFFISHLITGSCNCQCLTCKWRNSIPDRDLSAIIDFYRRARDLGFYATTLWGGEPLLRTDILEIVREIKSLGFKIGLITNGYFLNEKIAVTDYLDFLIISIDATGKRLDEIRKVDGLYERILEGISNQRCKRLIINTVVSDFSYPDCLRVADLARAYRCPIFFEYPTGKGLISPETARNAFAKILKLKEMGYPVGNSKSYLEAAHRGKFEYSCRAHDVAITIDNAGFLKNCINQKVIGNVYEEDLAEVLSRPDYQNLKKMSRHCHRCTDSGAFETAKTARLELDVLINSLRLFCNKISVRK; from the coding sequence ATGGCGAATTTCTTCATCCTCCTGCACGCAATTTTTCGGGCTGTGCGAAAAAAACCCTTTTTTATCTCTCATCTCATAACCGGGAGTTGCAATTGTCAATGTTTGACCTGTAAATGGCGCAACTCAATTCCGGACCGAGATTTATCGGCGATAATAGATTTTTACCGTCGAGCAAGAGATTTGGGATTTTATGCCACAACCTTATGGGGTGGTGAGCCCCTTTTGAGAACCGACATTCTGGAAATTGTTAGGGAGATAAAATCTTTAGGTTTTAAAATCGGGCTCATCACCAATGGATATTTTCTGAATGAAAAAATAGCCGTCACTGATTATCTTGATTTTTTAATCATCTCAATTGATGCTACAGGAAAACGCCTTGATGAAATAAGGAAAGTGGATGGATTGTATGAAAGAATCCTGGAAGGAATCAGCAATCAGAGATGCAAAAGGCTGATCATAAATACGGTCGTCTCTGACTTCTCTTATCCGGATTGCCTAAGGGTCGCTGACCTGGCACGGGCTTACAGATGTCCAATCTTCTTTGAGTATCCAACCGGCAAAGGATTGATCAGTCCGGAGACTGCCAGGAACGCATTCGCAAAAATTTTGAAGTTGAAGGAAATGGGTTATCCAGTTGGGAACTCAAAAAGTTATTTAGAAGCGGCACACCGGGGAAAATTTGAATATTCCTGCCGTGCCCATGATGTCGCCATTACCATTGATAATGCGGGATTTTTAAAAAATTGTATCAACCAGAAGGTAATCGGCAATGTTTATGAAGAAGACCTTGCAGAAGTTTTGAGTCGACCGGATTATCAAAATTTAAAAAAGATGAGCCGCCATTGCCACCGATGCACCGATAGTGGTGCCTTTGAGACAGCCAAAACTGCCCGGTTGGAACTCGATGTCCTGATTAATTCTTTACGCCTGTTTTGTAATAAAATTTCAGTCCGCAAATGA